From the genome of Litorilinea aerophila:
TCATCGGCTTCGTCCACCACGTCGCCCAATATGGAGACGGAAATGGTCTTCTCCGTCTCGCCGGCGGCAAAGACCAGCGTGCCACTCGTCGCGAGGTAGTCGTTGCCGGCCGTGGCCGTGCCATCCACTGTGGCGTAATCCACGCTGACGCTGTGGGGCGAGGCCGGGGAGAGGGAGACCACAAAATCCGCATTCACCGAGCCGGTGTTGCCCTCTTCCACGCTGACATCCTGCACGGTCAACGAGGAGAGGCCATCGTCGTCCAGGATGGTGCCGGTGGCTTCCCCGTCCAACAGATCGCCGTTCTGGGGAGCGCTTAATCGCACCACGAAGGTTTCGTCCGGCTCCTCGGCCGTGTCCCCCAGGATGGGCACGGCGATGGTCTGGACAGCCACGCCAGGATTGAAGACCAGCGTGCCGCTGACCGCCGTGTAGTCGCTGCCGGCCGTGGCCGTGCCATCCGCGGTGGCATAGGCCACACTGACCGTCTGGGTGGAGGTGGGCGTCAGGGTCACGGTGAAGACCGCACTGACCGCGCCGCTGTCTCCCTCGTCCACGCTGACATCGGCCACGCTCAGGCTGCTACGCAGCTCAAAGGCCCCCTTGTCGCAGACGGCCGTGCCGTCGTTGTCTCCATCCACTGGGCGGGCCACACCCCGCTGATCTGTAGTCGGGCAGTCGGCGGGATCCCCGTTGTCCAGGGCGGCGCTGTCCGGCAGCAGGGCGTGGGTCCAGGTATTTCCACTGTAGTCGCCCAGGGGCGCCAGCAGGGGATCCGTGCTCTGCAAATCCCCGGCAGCGGTCAACTGGCAACGCTGGTCGCTGGAGAGGTTGTAGCCCGCAGAAGTCCAGGTGCCGCCGGTCAGACAGTTGCGCCCTTCGTTGTGGGCGATGATGCTGTTGTGGATGGTGGTGGCGCCCGTGTTGGCCGCTATCCCGCCATAGACCACCAGCCCCGAGCCAGAGGAGCGATTGTAGGCCACTGTGCTGCTCTCCAGCAGGGTGGTGGCGTCGGTGAAAAGGTTGGCCAGGGCGCCCCCTGTCTGCGCCTCGTTGTCGCTGATGGTCACGTTGGTCAGGGTGATGACGCTGCTGTTGTTGAGGATGCCGCCGCCGTAGTAGCTGTCCGCCCGGTTGCCGTGGAAGGTGCTGCGCATCACCGTCACGGGGCCGGTGGAAGTGGCCAGCCCGCCGCCGCCCTGGCTGGTGGCGTGGTTCTCCCGGAAGGTGGCGTCCGCGATGTGCGCGGCCCCGTTGTTGTAGACGCCGCCACCGGCCACGGCCTGATTCCCGGCCACAGTGCTCTGGGTCACCGTCAGGTAGCGGGTGAAGCTGGGATGACTGAAGTTGTACACACCGCCGCCCAGCTCGTCCGCGGTGTTGCTGAGGATCTCGCTCTCCTGGAGCTCCAGGCGGTTGCCGTTGTAAACGCCGCCGCCGGAGCCAGCCGCGGTGTTGTCCACCACCCGCACCTGCTGCAGGAGCATCTCGCCGAAGTTGAAGATGCCGCCGCCGTGATTGCTGCCGGTGGTGCGGCCATTGCGCACGGTGAGGTCGGTCAAGGTGACGGCCAATGTGGCGGTGATCACCCGGGCCCGTTGCCCCCCGTCCAGGATGGTGGCGTCCATGCCCGCGCCGCTGAGGGTGATCTCTTGGAGGTCCAGGTTGGCGTCGTAGACGCCGGCTGCGATGTGGATCACGTCCCCGGGGCCGGCCTTGCTTACCGCGGCGGCCACTGTGGCGCAGGCTGTGGCCGGGCTCTGGCAGTCGTGGGTGTCGCTACCGGCGCCGTCCACGTACCACTCGCTCGCGTCTACGGCGGCCCGGGCCAGGGTTGTCTGCAGGGCCGTCAACAGCAGAACGGCCAGGGCTCCCCCCAGGGCAGCACAGGCCATGCGCCGCGCGAGAAGGACACTTCGTCTGGTTGCCACGGTCGATTCCTTTCATTAGCTCTCGAAGCATGTCAAGCGACGAGGCGGCGATCCGTTCGGATCGCCGCCTCGCCCTGGATGTGGCCTTCCGCTACCGGGCGATGACCGGCAGGAAGATGAATTGGGTACTCGGGTCCGGGGCCTCCGCATCCACCACCAGGGTGGCCTGGGTGAAGGGATCGGCCCCGTCCTGGAGCGGGTACGTGCCCGCCTGGCCCGCTGTGATGGTGTAGCTCTCGCCCGGGCTGAGCCAGCCGCTGTCCAGTCCGCTGCCGACGACGCTGTGATCGCTGCTCCCCACGTTGACCCAGCGCACCACGGTGCCGGGGGGCACGGTGAGCACCGCCGGGTTGAAGCCGCCGTCGCCCACCGCCACCCACACGTCCGGCGCTTCCTGGACGGCCGGCGTCAGGGCAATGGCCTGGGCGATCACCTCACCGTTGGCCACCGCCAGGTCCCCGCTTCGGTATGGCTGATAGCCAGGCGCCGTGACGTAGAGGCGGTAGGTGCCTGCCGGCGGGGCAAACAGGTAGCCACCCTGGGCATCTGTCTGCTGGGGATTGGGCTGGGCACCGCTCCAGACGTCGTACACCGAGCCGGTAGCCTCGGACAGGGGCACCTGGACCAGGAGTTGGACCGTGGCCCCTGGCATGGGCTGGCCGGTGAGGGCGTCGCGTACTATGCCGGAGCTGGCTTCGATGACGTTCCCGCTGTAGGCGTTCTCCTGGCCCTCCTCTTCTACCACCAGGGAGTACTGGATCAGGTTGTTGGCGATGGCCGCACCGGCCGTGAAATCGACGCAGGTCAGGCAGCCGCTCCACCGGAGGGTGCCGTTGCCCAGATCCTCGAAGTAGAATAGCTGTTGAACGGCCGGCAGCAGCAGGGCCATGCGTACGTTCTCCCGGCCCGGGGTGACCCGGGCTGTCAGGGTGTAGGGAAGGCCCGTGCGCAGGGGGGGCAGCCCAAAGGGCTCCAACTGGTTCAAGCCAGAGGCCTCCTGGAAGGAGCGCCCCTGCCCGTCGGTGGCGACCAGACAGGCGGGATCCACCGGGAGGCTTGAATCCACCACCAGACTCCCCCACACCGTGCCCATGCCGTGTAGCCAGGCGCCGGACATGCCGGCCCCACTGCCGTAGCGGACGCCAACCCGGTAGGAGCCATTGGCCAGGTTGTCGAACTGGTAGACCCAACTGCCCGTTGGCCCCACCTGCACCGGGGCCGTCAACGGCACCTGGGCACGGACCGAGGCCGACGTCAGCTCCTCCTCGTCGCCCAGGGGCTCCAGCAGGAGAACCAGGCTGCTGTCCGGCTCCGCGGTGCCCCGAAGGGTGGCGGCATTCTGCGATGTGATGGTCGCGCTGGGGCCTGGGCCGGCGTAGGGCACACAGGGCATGGCCCAGCCCAGGGTGGGTAGACGCCGCTGACTGGGGATCTCCCACGCCTGCCCATTGTTGGACGGGTCTGCGTCGAAGCTCTGGCGGCTCTCCATCTGTACCTGATTCTGGAGTGTGGTGGCCTGGACCGATTCTCCTTCCTCCACCTTCCACGACACCAGCACCGTTCCGCCTTCGCCTGGCTCCAGGTCGCCTATCTCGATGGCGTCCAGGTTCGGGGTGCTCTTGTCGATCCCCAGGTTGGGCACGCTGACCACATCCAGGATGGTCGCGTTCTGGAGGGACGCGGACCGCGTGATGGTCAGGATGTTGTCCAGGGCCGCCTCAGAGCCGTTGTTGTGGTACTCGATCTTCAGGGTGAGCCGGCGGCTCCGCCCCGCCATGTCCACGCCTGCGGCGCCCGCATCCATGCCCAGGGGCAGTGGTTCCCAGTGGACCTGTACGTCCACCGCGGGGTCGGCGCCCTGGCCCTGGGGCCGCAGCAGATAGTCCTCGGTCTCGCCGGTCCGGTAGCCGGAGGCAGGACCACGTCCGTCGCCGTAGGGCTGGCCGGTCAGCTTTACCGATTTCTCCTCGCTGAGCATGACCCGCAGCCAGGCGGGCTGTTCTCCTTGCTCTGGCGGCCAGGGGACGGGGCCGCTGGTGGAAACGGTGAGGGTGTTGACGCCGGGGACCAGGCTGGCAATGTCCACAGGCGCGTCGATGACGATATGTTCCGGCGCGGAGGTGTTATCGCACTGGGCTACATCGGCCCAGTCGCCATCCCGGTTGCCGTCCACCCAGGCGTTGATGTAGGCGGTGTCGATGCCCTTGTCCAGCAGGGCCGCCTGGGCTGCGCCGTG
Proteins encoded in this window:
- a CDS encoding Calx-beta domain-containing protein; its protein translation is MATRRSVLLARRMACAALGGALAVLLLTALQTTLARAAVDASEWYVDGAGSDTHDCQSPATACATVAAAVSKAGPGDVIHIAAGVYDANLDLQEITLSGAGMDATILDGGQRARVITATLAVTLTDLTVRNGRTTGSNHGGGIFNFGEMLLQQVRVVDNTAAGSGGGVYNGNRLELQESEILSNTADELGGGVYNFSHPSFTRYLTVTQSTVAGNQAVAGGGVYNNGAAHIADATFRENHATSQGGGGLATSTGPVTVMRSTFHGNRADSYYGGGILNNSSVITLTNVTISDNEAQTGGALANLFTDATTLLESSTVAYNRSSGSGLVVYGGIAANTGATTIHNSIIAHNEGRNCLTGGTWTSAGYNLSSDQRCQLTAAGDLQSTDPLLAPLGDYSGNTWTHALLPDSAALDNGDPADCPTTDQRGVARPVDGDNDGTAVCDKGAFELRSSLSVADVSVDEGDSGAVSAVFTVTLTPTSTQTVSVAYATADGTATAGSDYTAVSGTLVFNPGVAVQTIAVPILGDTAEEPDETFVVRLSAPQNGDLLDGEATGTILDDDGLSSLTVQDVSVEEGNTGSVNADFVVSLSPASPHSVSVDYATVDGTATAGNDYLATSGTLVFAAGETEKTISVSILGDVVDEADESFSLILSNPTDSILVDGQADGVIQDDDTAQVRMGGSVQVVEGNGGNTQAVLTVTLTTPTAFPVTVDYVTQSACCGPTFATPDEDYLAATGTLTFTPGQVQQQISVAILGDLIHEEDETFSVNLRNPDPIAVGTSTAFVTILNDDAFRIYLPLVTR